Proteins encoded in a region of the Eulemur rufifrons isolate Redbay chromosome 15, OSU_ERuf_1, whole genome shotgun sequence genome:
- the ZBTB24 gene encoding zinc finger and BTB domain-containing protein 24 isoform X2: MAETSPAPSGQFVVHSDTHSDTVLASFEDQRKKGFLCDITLIVENVHFRAHKSLLAASSEYFSMMFAEEGEIGQSIYMLEGMVADTFGILLEFIYTGYLHTSEKSTEQILATAQFLKIYDLVKAYTDFQNNHSSPKPTTLNTAGAPVVVISNKKNDPPKRKRGRPKKVNSLQEEKSELAAEEEIQLRVNNSVQNRQNFVVKGDNGLLNEEIPTKEKEDTEPACAPGRVEDMPTEKDENYDPKTQNGQDNQSRYSKRRIRRSVKLKDYKLVGDEDDQGSAKRICGKRKRPGGPEARCKDCGKVFKYNHFLAIHQRSHTGNDASKASCSVFWNLE, translated from the coding sequence ATGGCAGAAACATCACCAGCGCCTTCAGGGCAGTTTGTTGTACACTCTGACACTCACAGTGACACTGTCCTGGCCAGTTTTGAGGATCAGAGGAAAAAAGGCTTCCTCTGTGACATTACTTTAATCGTGGAGAATGTGCATTTCCGAGCCCACAAATCCTTACTTGCTGCCAGTAGTGAATACTTCTCAATGATGTTTGCAGAAGAGGGGGAGATCGGCCAGTCCATTTATATGCTGGAGGGCATGGTTGCAGATACCTTTGGTATCCTGCTGGAATTTATCTACACAGGTTATCTCCACACCAGTGAGAAAAGTACAGAACAAATCCTGGCTACGGCTCAGTTCTTAAAAATCTATGACCTGGTAAAGGCTTACACAGACTTCCAAAATAATCATAGTTCCCCAAAGCCAACGACTTTGAACACTGCTGGTGCTCCAGTGGTTGTTATTTCTAATAAGAAAAATGATCCTCCAAAGCGGAAACGGGGAAGACCCAAAAAAGTCAACAGTTTGCAGGAGGAGAAATCAGAACTGGCTGCAGAGGAGGAAATACAACTAAGAGTGAACAATTCAGTTCAGAATAGACAAAACTTTGTGGTTAAAGGAGACAATGGTTTACTGAATGAAGAGATtccaacaaaagaaaaggaagacaccGAGCCTGCTTGTGCACCAGGTAGAGTGGAAGACATGCCAACTGAAAAAGATGAGAACTATGATCCCAAGACTCAGAATGGACAGGACAACCAGAGTCGGTACAGCAAACGGAGGATCCGGAGATCAGTCAAACTTAAAGATTACAAACTTGTTGGAGATGAAGATGACCAGGGTTCAGCCAAGAGGATTTGTGGAAAGAGAAAGCGCCCTGGCGGCCCTGAGGCCCGTTGTAAAGACTGTGGCAAGGTCTTCAAGTACAATCATTTTTTAGCAATCCACCAGAGGAGCCACACAGGTAATGATGCTTCCAAAGCTTCTTGCAGTGTGTTTTGGAATTTGGAGTAG